A genome region from Panicum virgatum strain AP13 chromosome 4K, P.virgatum_v5, whole genome shotgun sequence includes the following:
- the LOC120704032 gene encoding 36.4 kDa proline-rich protein-like, with protein MAASGKKLPPFLFTLLLLLSTAVTPILSLPDADHEVDCDCDKPKAPKPSHPPKTKPSYPSPKPKNPKPPKGPSYPSPATRPPKGRPSNPPVTRPRPPVVGPPKGPVTRPPVVGPPVTRPPVTRPPVTYPPITGPPTTPPITGPPVTVPPITGPPVTVPPITGPPSTTPPVTGPPVTNPPGGGGSTPCPPPPPATPTPTPSSPTCPADSLKLGACVDLLGGLVHVGLGDPVVNKCCPLLEGLVELEAAVCLCTTIKLKLLNINIYLPLALQLLLTCGKTPPPGYTCTV; from the coding sequence ATGGCGGCGAGCGGCAAGAAGCTCCCGCCGTTCCTCTtcacgctgctgctgctgctctccacCGCCGTGACGCCCATCCTCTCGCTCCCGGACGCCGACCACGAGGTCGACTGCGACTGCGACAAGCCCAAGGCGCCCAAGCCGTCGCACCCGCCCAAGACCAAGCCCTCCTACCCGTCGCCCAAGCCCAAGAACCCCAAGCCGCCCAAAGGCCCCTCctacccgtcgccggcgacgcgcccGCCCAAGGGCCGCCCCTCCAACCCGCCGGTcactcgtcctcgtcctccggTCGTCGGCCCGCCCAAAGGCCCCGTCACGCGCCCGCCGGTCGTCGGGCCACCGGTCACGCGCCCGCCGGTCACACGTCCGCCGGTGACCTACCCGCCGATCACCGGCCCTCCGACGACGCCGCCGATCACCGGCCCACCGGTCACGGTACCCCCGATCACCGGCCCACCGGTCACCGTCCCTCCGATCACCGGCCCGCCCTCGACGACGCCTCCGGTCACCGGCCCGCCGGTGACCAaccctcccggcggcggcggctcgacgccgtgcccgccgcctcctcccgcgaccccgacgccgacgccgtcgtcgccgacgtGCCCGGCGGACTCGCTGAAGCTGGGCGCGTGCGTGGACCTGCTGGGCGGGCTGGTGCACGTCGGGCTGGGCGACCCCGTGGTGAACAAGTGCTGCCCGCTGCTGGAGGGCCTGGTGGAGCTGGAGGCGGCCGTGTGCCTCTGCACCACCATCAAGCTCAAGCTCCTCAACATCAACATCTACCTGCCCCTGGCGCTCCAGCTGCTCCTCACCTGCGGCAAGACGCCGCCGCCCGGCTACACCTGCACCGTCTGA
- the LOC120704033 gene encoding ESCRT-related protein CHMP1-like, which translates to MGNPEKLMNQIFDLKFTSKSLQRQARKCEKEEKEQKLKVKKAIEKGNVDGARIYAENAIRKRTEHMNYLRLASRLDAVVARLDTQAKMQVIGKSMQSIVKSLDSALATGNLQKMSETMDNFERQFVNMEVQAEFMEGAMAGSTSLSTPETEVNSLMQQVADDYGLEVSVGLPQAAAHAIPAAKDKEKVDEDDLSRRLAELKARG; encoded by the coding sequence atggggAACCCCGAGAAGCTGATGAACCAGATCTTCGACCTCAAGTTCACCTCCAAGTCGCTGCAGCGGCAGGCGCGCAAGTgcgagaaggaggagaaggagcagaagctcaaggtgaagaaggCGATCGAGAAGGGCAACGTGGACGGCGCCCGCATCTACGCCGAGAACGCCATCCGCAAGCGCACCGAGCACATGAACTACCTCCGCCTCGCCTCCCGCCTCGACGCCGTCGTGGCGCGCCTTGACACGCAGGCCAAGATGCAGGTCATTGGCAAGTCCATGCAGTCCATCGTCAAGTCGCTCGACTCCGCGCTCGCCACCGGGAACCTCCAGAAGATGTCCGAGACCATGGACAACTTCGAGCGCCAGTTCGTCAACATGGAGGTCCAGGCCGAGTTCATGGAGGGCGCCATGGCCGGCTCCACCTCGCTCTCCACGCCCGAGACCGAGGTCAACAGCCTCATGCAGCAGGTCGCCGACGACTATGGCCTCGAGGTCTCCGTCGGCCTCCCGCAGGCCGCGGCGCACGCCATCCCTGCTGCCAAGGATAAGGAGAAGGTCGACGAGGACGACCTCTCTCGCCGCCTTGCCGAGCTCAAGGCCCGCGGCTGA